A window from Amblyomma americanum isolate KBUSLIRL-KWMA chromosome 7, ASM5285725v1, whole genome shotgun sequence encodes these proteins:
- the Ate1 gene encoding arginyltransferase 1 isoform X2: MDDDYGIVEYFYDHTGHRCGYCKSESTSLSCGMWAHRLTAGIYDDLLNRGWRRSGEYCYKPMMQKTCCCQYPIKLDVDNFQLSKSQKKLLKRVHKFLATGKRNENDKPGEKGDFCTESSGDRVMEMPDFSHKKSNVQIDLETCDLKSTEETATSLQNKETIICEPMDHQPGGPPEPSKEEMGSSSKKEAYVPKKGLGADPSKPMCRKARDIRRERWLLKQSKTGNELNSDTAQAALLCSKKPKNEPKSLEDFLFEPLPPDAAHKLEVRLVRSSPDCPEFANSFGSALAVYFRYQQQIHKDPPEKLTERRYRRFLVNSPIQYDPQGPYSLGSFHQQYWLDGNLIAVGVIDILPTCLSSVYLYYDPDYSFLSLGTYASLREIAYARELHKVCPSIKDYCMGFYIHTCPKMRYKGNFSPSRLLCPETYTWHPIEKCKPLLDASKYSRFEQDPKKGDENAVHDLDEVAILYNRAVIPYKKYVRLKGNIDRAEVKEYANLVGKKCIKRLFLYRKS; the protein is encoded by the exons ATGGATGACGACTACGGGATTGTGGAATATTTTTACGACCACACTGGCCACAGGTGCGGCTACTGCAAGTCGGAATCGACGAGCCTAAGTTGCG GCATGTGGGCTCATCGATTGACAGCAGGAATTTATGACGATCTTCTTAATCGTGGTTGGAGGAG ATCGGGCGAGTACTGTTACAAACCAATGATGCAAAAGACCTGCTGCTGCCAATACCCCATAAA GCTGGATGTTGATAACTTCCAACTATCGAAGTCGCAGAAGAAGCTCTTGAAAAGGGTGCACAAGTTTCTGGCTACTGGTAAAAGGAATGAGAACGACAAG CCGGGTGAGAAAGGCGATTTCTGCACCGAGTCATCAGGAGACAGGGTTATGGAAATGCCCGACTTTTCGCACAAGAAGTCGAATGTTCAAATTGACCTGGAGACCTGCGACCTGAAGTCAACAG AAGAAACAGCTACAAGCCTTCAAAATAAAGAAACCATCATCTGTGAGCCCATGGACCACCAGCCAGGGGGGCCACCTGAACCGTCCAAAGAAGAAATGGGCAGCAGTTCCAAGAAGGAAGCTTATGTGCCAAAGAAAG GCTTAGGCGCTGACCCAAGCAAACCGATGTGCCGGAAAGCTCGTGACATCCGCCGTGAAAGATGGCTTTTAAAACAGAGCAAAACTGGCAATGAGCTCAACTCTGACACTGCTCAG GCTGCCCTGTTGTGTTCAAAGAAACCAAAGAATGAGCCAAAATCCCTGGAAGATTTCCTATTTGAACCACTGCCCCCAGACGCTGCCCACAAGCTCGAA gttCGCCTGGTGCGGAGTAGCCCCGATTGTCCCGAGTTTGCAAACTCCTTTGGTTCCGCCTTAGCCGTCTACTTCCGATACCAGCAGCAAATTCACAAGGACCCCCCGGAAAAACTAACGGAGAGACGCTACCGGCGCTTCCTAGTCAATAGCCCAATCCAG TACGATCCCCAAGGCCCCTACAGCCTGGGCTCGTTCCACCAGCAATACTGGCTTGACGGAAATCTGATTGCTGTTGGCGTCATTGACATCTTGCCCACATGTCTCTCCTCTGTGTACCTTTACTATGATCCAGACTACAGCTTCCTGTCTCTCGGGACATACGCATCACTCAG GGAGATCGCTTATGCAAGAGAGCTGCATAAAGTGTGTCCGAGCATCAAGGACTACTGCATGGGCTTCTACATCCACACGTGTCCCAAGATGAGATACAAG GGGAACTTCTCACCGTCTCGACTACTCTGTCCTGAAACTTACACTTGGCACCCCATAGAGAAGTGCAAGCCCCTCTTGGATGCCAGCAAGTACTCGCGCTTTGAACAGGATCCCAAGAAAG GTGATGAAAATGCAGTGCACGACCTGGACGAAGTCGCCATCCTCTACAACAGGGCGGTGATCCCATACAAGAAGTATGTCCGGCTAAAAGGAAACATCGACAGGGCCGAGGTGAAGGAGTATGCTAACCTAGTTGGCAAGAAATGCATCAAGCGACTCTTCCTCTACCGCAAGTCGTGA
- the Ate1 gene encoding arginyltransferase 1 isoform X1, with translation MDDDYGIVEYFYDHTGHRCGYCKSESTSLSCGMWAHRLTAGIYDDLLNRGWRRSGEYCYKPMMQKTCCCQYPIKLDVDNFQLSKSQKKLLKRVHKFLATGKRNENDKPGEKGDFCTESSGDRVMEMPDFSHKKSNVQIDLETCDLKSTEETATSLQNKETIICEPMDHQPGGPPEPSKEEMGSSSKKEAYVPKKGLGADPSKPMCRKARDIRRERWLLKQSKTGNELNSDTAQAALLCSKKPKNEPKSLEDFLFEPLPPDAAHKLEVKTVVSNGRSPEFEMTFGKSWKLFERYQMQVHKEPPSQCDRESYRQFLVNSPLQYDPQGPYSLGSFHQQYWLDGNLIAVGVIDILPTCLSSVYLYYDPDYSFLSLGTYASLREIAYARELHKVCPSIKDYCMGFYIHTCPKMRYKGNFSPSRLLCPETYTWHPIEKCKPLLDASKYSRFEQDPKKGDENAVHDLDEVAILYNRAVIPYKKYVRLKGNIDRAEVKEYANLVGKKCIKRLFLYRKS, from the exons ATGGATGACGACTACGGGATTGTGGAATATTTTTACGACCACACTGGCCACAGGTGCGGCTACTGCAAGTCGGAATCGACGAGCCTAAGTTGCG GCATGTGGGCTCATCGATTGACAGCAGGAATTTATGACGATCTTCTTAATCGTGGTTGGAGGAG ATCGGGCGAGTACTGTTACAAACCAATGATGCAAAAGACCTGCTGCTGCCAATACCCCATAAA GCTGGATGTTGATAACTTCCAACTATCGAAGTCGCAGAAGAAGCTCTTGAAAAGGGTGCACAAGTTTCTGGCTACTGGTAAAAGGAATGAGAACGACAAG CCGGGTGAGAAAGGCGATTTCTGCACCGAGTCATCAGGAGACAGGGTTATGGAAATGCCCGACTTTTCGCACAAGAAGTCGAATGTTCAAATTGACCTGGAGACCTGCGACCTGAAGTCAACAG AAGAAACAGCTACAAGCCTTCAAAATAAAGAAACCATCATCTGTGAGCCCATGGACCACCAGCCAGGGGGGCCACCTGAACCGTCCAAAGAAGAAATGGGCAGCAGTTCCAAGAAGGAAGCTTATGTGCCAAAGAAAG GCTTAGGCGCTGACCCAAGCAAACCGATGTGCCGGAAAGCTCGTGACATCCGCCGTGAAAGATGGCTTTTAAAACAGAGCAAAACTGGCAATGAGCTCAACTCTGACACTGCTCAG GCTGCCCTGTTGTGTTCAAAGAAACCAAAGAATGAGCCAAAATCCCTGGAAGATTTCCTATTTGAACCACTGCCCCCAGACGCTGCCCACAAGCTCGAA GTGAAGACAGTTGTGTCCAACGGGCGGTCACCAGAGTTTGAGATGACCTTTGGGAAGTCGTGGAAGCTTTTCGAGCGCTACCAGATGCAAGTGCACAAGGAGCCACCCAGCCAGTGTGACAGGGAGTCCTATCGCCAGTTTCTGGTGAATTCACCGCTGCAG TACGATCCCCAAGGCCCCTACAGCCTGGGCTCGTTCCACCAGCAATACTGGCTTGACGGAAATCTGATTGCTGTTGGCGTCATTGACATCTTGCCCACATGTCTCTCCTCTGTGTACCTTTACTATGATCCAGACTACAGCTTCCTGTCTCTCGGGACATACGCATCACTCAG GGAGATCGCTTATGCAAGAGAGCTGCATAAAGTGTGTCCGAGCATCAAGGACTACTGCATGGGCTTCTACATCCACACGTGTCCCAAGATGAGATACAAG GGGAACTTCTCACCGTCTCGACTACTCTGTCCTGAAACTTACACTTGGCACCCCATAGAGAAGTGCAAGCCCCTCTTGGATGCCAGCAAGTACTCGCGCTTTGAACAGGATCCCAAGAAAG GTGATGAAAATGCAGTGCACGACCTGGACGAAGTCGCCATCCTCTACAACAGGGCGGTGATCCCATACAAGAAGTATGTCCGGCTAAAAGGAAACATCGACAGGGCCGAGGTGAAGGAGTATGCTAACCTAGTTGGCAAGAAATGCATCAAGCGACTCTTCCTCTACCGCAAGTCGTGA